In Exiguobacterium acetylicum, the genomic stretch TTCCCTTGCTTTGGTCGCTCTTACCCGACCGTTTCTTGCCACGACGATCGTCCTTCTTCTTGTCGTCGCGTTTTTGTCCCGGACGTCCACCGCTTGAGCGGATCGTCTTCGACTCGAACCGTTTCTTCGGTTGCCGTTCTGGCATTCCGACGACGCTGAAGTCAATCGTCCGTTCATCGATGTTGACGTTCGTGACCTTGATCTCGACGACATCACCGATCCGGAACTGTTGCTTCGTCCGCTCACCGATCAGCTGATAGTTCGCTTCATCGTAGCGATAGAAGTCATCCGTCATCGCTTGGATGTGAACGAGTCCCTCGATCGTGTTCGGCAATTCGACGAACATCCCGAAGTTCGTGACTCCACTGACGACCCCTTCAAACGTCTCACCGATGTGTTGCTCCATATACTCGGCTTTCTTCAAGGCGTTCGTTTCCCGCTCGGCATCAACGGCACGACGCTCGCGTTTTGACGAGTGATCGGCGATTTCCGGTAAGATTTCCGAGTAACGGTCTTGCGTCTTTTGTGACTTATCGTTGTAGATGACATATTCACGGAGCAGACGGTGGACCATCAAGTCCGGATACCGACGGATTGGTGACGTGAAGTGCGTGTAGTAGTCCGTCGACAGACCGAAGTGACCAATCGGTTCGATGTCGTATTTCGCTTGTTGAAGCGAACGGAGCATGACCGTACTGACGACGGCTTCTTCCGGCTCACCTTCAACAGCGTTGAGGATCGATTGCAACGTTTTCGGTGCGACTGACTCACCCTTACGTTCGACGTTGATGCCGAAGTTACCGATGAACTTGAAGAACGTATCGAGACGTTCTGCTTTTGGCTCATCGTGGATCCGGTACATGAACGGCAGTTTTTGACGCTGGATGTGCTCGGCGACCGTTTCGTTCGCCGCAAGCATGAACTCTTCGATCAGCTTTTCAGCGACCGACCGTTCCCGGAGAATGATCTCACTCGTCTTGCCTTCTTCGTTGACGAGGACCTTCGCTTCTGGGAAGTCGAAGTTGATCGCCCCACGACGTGAGCGACGTTCGCGAAGGATTGCTGCGAGTTCCGCCATCTTGTCGAAGTACTCGACGAGATCTTGGTACTTCGCGATCACTTCTTCGTCTTCGCGTTCGATGATTTTCCGGACATCCGTGTACGTCATCCGTTCCGTCGTCTTGATGACACTTTGGAAGATTTCATGGTTGACGACAGCACCGTTCGCATCGATTTCCATGATACAGCTGAGCGTCAGACGATCGACGTGCGGGTTGAGCGAGCAGATCCCGTTCGATAGACGGTGCGGAATCATCGGGATGACACGGTCGACGAGATAGACACTCGTTCCGCGCTCACGCGCTTCTTCGTCGAGTGCTGAATCTTCTTTGACGTAATGCGAGACGTCGGCGATGTGGACACCAAGCTCGAAGTTGCCGTTCGCTAATTTTTTAACGTGAACCGCATCATCGAGGTCTTTTGCGTCTGCCCCGTCAATCGTCACCGTCAATTCATTCCGTAGATCGACGCGTCCGACTAGATCTTTCTCATCGATTTGATCCGGTACAGCATTCGCCTCAGCGATCGCTTCCGGTGAGAAGTCGACATTGATGCCGTGCTTATGGACGATCGACAAGATATCGACGCCTGGGTCATTCTTGTGACCGATGATTTTCAAGACTTTCGCCGTTCCGGCGTAACGACCATCCGGATACTTCGTGATCCGAGCTAGGACTTTGTGGCCATCAACGGCACCAAGTGTATCGTCGTTTGCGACGACCGGTAAGAACGTCAGCTTCGTATCATCCGGTTCGATGTAAGCGATCGACTCGATCCGTCCTTTTGGACTGACGAACGTTCCGACGAAATCAGCTGGTCCACGTGAGAGAATCTTGAGCAGTTTCCCTTCACGACGGTCGCCGCCGTTTGACTCGGCAAACACTTTGACGAGGACACGGTCGCCGTTATAGACGTTCTTCAGCTCCGGTGCCGGTAAGAAGATGTCGCCTTCTGAACCGTCTTCCGGTGAGACGAAACCGAACCCGCGTTGGTGGACGGAAATCTTCCCTGCGACTTGACCGATTTGCGCAAGCGTTCCGTACTTGTTCGAGCGTGTCCGGGCGATCAATGCTTCGTCTTCCATCGCGTTTAGCGTCCGAATCAATTCCTTGAATGCTTCCGTATCCGCTAGTTCTAGTTTTTTCGTTAATTGATCAATCGACAACGGACGTTCTTCCGTCGTGATGACCGTTAGTATTCGTTCACGTAATTCCAACGTGACACCTCCAGTTACTTGCTCCAGTTCAATGACTCCAGGAAGTCCAAGATGTCAGAGTGGAGCTGGTCTTTTTCTTTGTCGAGCGTAATGACGTGACCTGAGTTCTCATACCAGATCAGCTCTTTTTGGAAGGCACTGACTCCATCATGGATGATGTTCGCGGAGTCGGTGTTAATCATGTGATCATTGCGCGCTTGGACGACGAGCGTCGGTGCGTAGACGTCCTCAAGCGAATCGCGTGTCTCGCGCAACAGTTCCTGCAAGTCCTTCAAGGTCGGCATCGGTTCGAAGGACGCCATCTCGTGGTCGATCTCTTCTTGTGATTTGCCTTCTCGCTTCTTGAATTCTCGTGCGTACTCGGTGACTCCTGCATACATGACTTCTTCACTTTTGATGTAGGCGGGTGCACACATCGGGATGACCGCTTTGACCGGACGGTTCATCGATAACTTCAGTGACATGACGCCACCGAGCGACAATCCGCAAACGGCGATTTCGTCATAACCTTTGTCGACGAGTTCCTGATATCCGGCAAGGACATCCTGCCACCAGTCGGCTGGCCCGGTCTTCGTCAGCTCTTCGGGTGGGGCAGCGTGCCCTTTATATTGTGGTGCGAGGGACGTATAGCCCTGCTTTTGCAAGTAGCGACCGAGGATGCGGACATCCGCGCTCGATCCCGTGAATCCGTGTAATAGTAAAACGGCACGTGGGCCGGCTTCGAAAAAGAATGGTTTTGGTAAAGTGATTTTCATAAAATGATTCCCCCTCTAACTCTATACCCCATATCCGGAAAAAATGAATATCGAGAAATACAAAAAACGACAGCGCGATCATACGGCTGTCGTTTCAATGCTCACTTATAAAAAGCGACGAGTAACGCCAAGATGAAGAGTAATGCCCCTAAGATAGACGCCACACGATTTAGGACCGCATCCAAGCCACGAGCTTTTTGGCGACCAAATAATTGTTCTGCTCCACCCGTCAATGCTCCGAGTCCGGTCGTACGACCCGACATCAATAGAACGACGATGATGAGAAGAACGGAAACGACGATGAGGCCGACAAGAGCCACGTTATGAATGATCATCGATGATCCTCCTTCAGTAATATACGCTTCTTTCATTATAGAGAAAAACAAGTACGGGAACAAGGAATAGATTTAGGAACTTTTTCCTGCCTGCTCCACCTGATGAAAAAGAGACACCTGAATCGTCGACTCAGGTGCCTTATTTCCTTATTGTTTGATCAATTCGAGATCGACTGGGATGTTCTTCTCGACTGTTTCACCTTTTAAGTGCTTGATTGCTGTCTCGACACCCATTTTCCCGATCTCAGTCGGTTTTTGAGCGATCGTTCCTGCCATTTTTCCGTCTTTGACGGCTTTGACGGCATCATCCGTCGCATCGAAGCCGATGACTTTAACATCATTGAGACCCGCTGCTTTTAATGCTTCAACCGCACCGAGTGCCATTTCATCATTGTGCGCGAAGACGGCTTTGATGTCTTTGTTGTTTTGAAGGATGTTCTCCATGACCGACAAGCCTTTTGCTCGGTCGAAGTTTGCTGCTTGTTTTGCGACGACGTCAAGTTTACCGTCGACTGCTTCATGGAACCCTTTCCCACGGTCACGAGTTGCGGATGCTCCTGGAATCCCTTCGAGCTCCACGACTTTAGCTTTATCGCCGACGAGTTCGATCATGTATTCACCTGCTTGTTTCCCACCCGCGACGTTATCCGACGCGATGTGTGCGACGACGTCGCCTGCTTCTGCATTGCGGTCAACTGTGATGACGGGAATGTTCGCATCGTTTGCTGTTTGGACGGCTGCACCGACTGCTGCTGAATCCGTTGGGTTGATCAAGATGAGATCGACTTTCTTTTGAACCATGTCTTCGATGTCGCTTGCTTGTTTTGCCGCGTCATCTTGTGCATCCGCGACTTGAAGCGTTGCGCCTTGTGCTTTTGCTTCTTGTTCTGCCCCTTCTTTTAACGAGACGAAGAATGGGTTGTTGAGGGTTGAAATCGAAAGACCAATCTTGAAGTCCTTCGTCTTCTTCTTCGTATCCCCGTTGCTGCTGCCCGGCTGTTCCGTCGAACAGGCGGCTGCGAAGACCATTAATGCCATCATGACGACTGCAAGTAATTTTTTCATCTGTAGATCCTCCTTTTTGAGTGTGGGTTACGCTGCTTGTTTCCGGTCCGCGAGTACCGCGAACAAAATGACCAAACCTTTGACGACGAGTTGGAAGAACGAGGAGACACCAAGCAAGTTGAGACCGTTGTTCAGTGTTCCGATGATCAAGGCACCGATCAAGGTACCGACAATCCAGCCACGACCACCTGACAGGCTCGTCCCACCAAGGACGACCGCTGCGATGGCGTCGAGTTCGTACGATGTCCCCGCTGTCGGCTGCGCCGAGTTCAGACGGGACGTCAGGATGATGCCGGCGAGTGCTGCCATCAAACCTGAGAGGGAGTAGATCATGATTTTGACTTTATTGACTTGAATCCCCATCAACTTCGCTGCTTCTTCGTTCCCACCGATCGCATACGTATAGCGACCGAACGTCGTCTTCTTCAAGATGAAGTAGAGAACCGCGAAGGCGATCAACATCGTCAGAACCGGTACTGGGAAGATCCAGAAGTAACCGCGTCCGAACAATTCGAACCAGCCACCTTGGCTCAGACCAGTGATTGGTTTCCCGTCCGTATAGACGAGCGTCAATCCGCGGAAGATCGTCATCGTCGCAAGTGTCGCGATGAACGGTGCGACCTTCCCGAGCGAGATGACCATCCCGTTCAAGGCACCCATGACGGCTCCGACGATCAATCCAGCCAGAACAGCGATCAACGCTGACGTTCCGTCCGTCATCAGACCCGCGACGAAGGCGGACGAGAGCGCGAGAATCGAGCCGACTGATAAATCAATCCCACCCGTCAGAATGACGAACGTCATCCCGAAGGCAATCAAGGCATTGATCGAGACTTGCCGTAAGATGTTAAATAAATTATTCAGTGTTAAAAAGTCCGGTTCCATGATCGAGACGACGAGGACGATCGCGAACAATCCTGCGAGTGGTCCAAGCTTTTGTCCGATCCCAAGACGTCTCGGTTTTGCTTCCGTTACCTTGCCTTGCATCAATTCCATATCATTGTCCTCCTGTCGCAAGTGTCATGATGCTTTCTTGCGTCGCTTCCTGTCGTGTCAACATGCCGCTCATCTTGCCTTCGCGCATGACGTAGACCCGGTCGCTCATCCCGAGAATCTCCGGGAGGTCCGAGCTGACCATGATGATCGCGACACCCGCCGCAGCGAGTTCGTTCATGATGAGGTAAATCTCTTTCTTCGCCCCGACGTCGACACCACGTGTCGGTTCGTCAAGGATCAAGACTTTCGGTTGTGTCCCGAGCCACTTCGCGAGGACGACCTTCTGTTGGTTCCCACCGGACAGTGACTTCGCCGGCTGGTCCATCGAGCTGTGCCGGACCGAAAGCGACTTCAAGTATCCTTCTGCGAAATCACGTTCTGCCTGATCCTTGATGACACCGGATCTTGATAACGAACGAATCGTTGGCAACGAGATGTTCTCACGTAGTGAAAAGTCGAGGAACAAGCCTTCGCCTTTACGGTCCTCGGTCAAAAAGCCGATGCCCTGGCGAATTGCGTCGTAAGGTGTCTTAATCTTCAGCGACTGTCCGTTCAGTTCGATCGTCCCATCTTTCAGGCGATCGACCCCGAACAATCCGCGCATGACTTCCGTCCGCCCGGCACCCATCAAACCAGAGAAGCCGATGATTTCGCCTGCCTTGACGGAGAACGAGACATCGTCGAATCGTTTCCCGCTCGCCTGTTTGACCTCAAGGACAGTCGCTCCGATTGACACGTCACGATCCGGATATCGTTCACCCATCTCACGACCGACCATCTCTCGGACGATCTGTTCGAACGATGTCTCGGGAATCGCGTGTGTCGAGACGGAGATACCGTCCCGTAAGACGGTGATCCGATCGCAAAGCTCGAAGATTTCCTCCATCCGGTGCGAGATATAGACGATCGAGACACCTTGGTTGCGCAGCGCCGTCGCGACGCTGAATAAGGCGCGAATTTCCCGCTCCGTTAGTGCGGCTGTTGGTTCATCCATGATGATGACCTTCGCGTCCGTCATCAAAGCTTTTGCGATCTCAATCATCTGTTGCTGACCGACCGATAACGTCCGGGCAAGTTGATCGACATCCATGAAGACGTTCAATTCCGCGAGTTCACGTTCTGCCTGCCGCTTCATCTCGCCTTGCTTGAGAATCCCGAAGCGTGACTTCAACTCCCGTCCGAGGAACAAGTTCTCCGTCACCGTCAAATCCGGGAGGATGTTTAGTTCCTGATGGATGAAGGCAATCCCCGCCTCTTCGGCAAGCTTCGGATTCTTATATTCGACGTCCTGTCCATCGACGCGGATTGTACCTGCGTCCGCTTTATGGACACCGGTCAAAATCTTCATCAGCGTCGATTTCCCGGCACCGTTCTCTCCCATCAAGGCGTGGATCTCACCCGCAGCGAGTTCGAAGTCGACACCTTTGAGGACAGGGACGGGACCGAATGCTTTTTTGATACCTGTCATCTCGATACGCA encodes the following:
- the rnr gene encoding ribonuclease R encodes the protein MELRERILTVITTEERPLSIDQLTKKLELADTEAFKELIRTLNAMEDEALIARTRSNKYGTLAQIGQVAGKISVHQRGFGFVSPEDGSEGDIFLPAPELKNVYNGDRVLVKVFAESNGGDRREGKLLKILSRGPADFVGTFVSPKGRIESIAYIEPDDTKLTFLPVVANDDTLGAVDGHKVLARITKYPDGRYAGTAKVLKIIGHKNDPGVDILSIVHKHGINVDFSPEAIAEANAVPDQIDEKDLVGRVDLRNELTVTIDGADAKDLDDAVHVKKLANGNFELGVHIADVSHYVKEDSALDEEARERGTSVYLVDRVIPMIPHRLSNGICSLNPHVDRLTLSCIMEIDANGAVVNHEIFQSVIKTTERMTYTDVRKIIEREDEEVIAKYQDLVEYFDKMAELAAILRERRSRRGAINFDFPEAKVLVNEEGKTSEIILRERSVAEKLIEEFMLAANETVAEHIQRQKLPFMYRIHDEPKAERLDTFFKFIGNFGINVERKGESVAPKTLQSILNAVEGEPEEAVVSTVMLRSLQQAKYDIEPIGHFGLSTDYYTHFTSPIRRYPDLMVHRLLREYVIYNDKSQKTQDRYSEILPEIADHSSKRERRAVDAERETNALKKAEYMEQHIGETFEGVVSGVTNFGMFVELPNTIEGLVHIQAMTDDFYRYDEANYQLIGERTKQQFRIGDVVEIKVTNVNIDERTIDFSVVGMPERQPKKRFESKTIRSSGGRPGQKRDDKKKDDRRGKKRSGKSDQSKGKGFSLKNKKDKPPFHKAVSNKKRKRK
- a CDS encoding alpha/beta hydrolase codes for the protein MKITLPKPFFFEAGPRAVLLLHGFTGSSADVRILGRYLQKQGYTSLAPQYKGHAAPPEELTKTGPADWWQDVLAGYQELVDKGYDEIAVCGLSLGGVMSLKLSMNRPVKAVIPMCAPAYIKSEEVMYAGVTEYAREFKKREGKSQEEIDHEMASFEPMPTLKDLQELLRETRDSLEDVYAPTLVVQARNDHMINTDSANIIHDGVSAFQKELIWYENSGHVITLDKEKDQLHSDILDFLESLNWSK
- the secG gene encoding preprotein translocase subunit SecG, whose protein sequence is MIIHNVALVGLIVVSVLLIIVVLLMSGRTTGLGALTGGAEQLFGRQKARGLDAVLNRVASILGALLFILALLVAFYK
- the rbsB gene encoding ribose ABC transporter substrate-binding protein RbsB, whose product is MKKLLAVVMMALMVFAAACSTEQPGSSNGDTKKKTKDFKIGLSISTLNNPFFVSLKEGAEQEAKAQGATLQVADAQDDAAKQASDIEDMVQKKVDLILINPTDSAAVGAAVQTANDANIPVITVDRNAEAGDVVAHIASDNVAGGKQAGEYMIELVGDKAKVVELEGIPGASATRDRGKGFHEAVDGKLDVVAKQAANFDRAKGLSVMENILQNNKDIKAVFAHNDEMALGAVEALKAAGLNDVKVIGFDATDDAVKAVKDGKMAGTIAQKPTEIGKMGVETAIKHLKGETVEKNIPVDLELIKQ
- the rbsC gene encoding ribose ABC transporter permease, coding for MELMQGKVTEAKPRRLGIGQKLGPLAGLFAIVLVVSIMEPDFLTLNNLFNILRQVSINALIAFGMTFVILTGGIDLSVGSILALSSAFVAGLMTDGTSALIAVLAGLIVGAVMGALNGMVISLGKVAPFIATLATMTIFRGLTLVYTDGKPITGLSQGGWFELFGRGYFWIFPVPVLTMLIAFAVLYFILKKTTFGRYTYAIGGNEEAAKLMGIQVNKVKIMIYSLSGLMAALAGIILTSRLNSAQPTAGTSYELDAIAAVVLGGTSLSGGRGWIVGTLIGALIIGTLNNGLNLLGVSSFFQLVVKGLVILFAVLADRKQAA
- a CDS encoding sugar ABC transporter ATP-binding protein encodes the protein MRIEMTGIKKAFGPVPVLKGVDFELAAGEIHALMGENGAGKSTLMKILTGVHKADAGTIRVDGQDVEYKNPKLAEEAGIAFIHQELNILPDLTVTENLFLGRELKSRFGILKQGEMKRQAERELAELNVFMDVDQLARTLSVGQQQMIEIAKALMTDAKVIIMDEPTAALTEREIRALFSVATALRNQGVSIVYISHRMEEIFELCDRITVLRDGISVSTHAIPETSFEQIVREMVGREMGERYPDRDVSIGATVLEVKQASGKRFDDVSFSVKAGEIIGFSGLMGAGRTEVMRGLFGVDRLKDGTIELNGQSLKIKTPYDAIRQGIGFLTEDRKGEGLFLDFSLRENISLPTIRSLSRSGVIKDQAERDFAEGYLKSLSVRHSSMDQPAKSLSGGNQQKVVLAKWLGTQPKVLILDEPTRGVDVGAKKEIYLIMNELAAAGVAIIMVSSDLPEILGMSDRVYVMREGKMSGMLTRQEATQESIMTLATGGQ